The following are from one region of the Rosistilla carotiformis genome:
- a CDS encoding sodium/solute symporter, with amino-acid sequence MIYEPSTIAVVIFLAFVGLTLGFSFYLGRQAKSSAGFFTAHGQIPWFVNGVAFAGDYLSAASFLGICGMIAFSGYDGFLYSIGYLAGWIVALFVVAEPMKRLGKFTFADALNSTFNSRGIKLVVGISTLVVSIFYLIPQMVGAGVLIQPLLGFPHWVGVVLVGATVICIVTSAGMLSTTWVQFLKGSLLVIFSGVLTYMILQRGFTAQEGGIDGHVFQTIGPLSLENMESELLATPQLAGGKIVPATGDWEGKDFIRTRDSEGATIVWRIDKQDDGTATLLEGQILTTTADGETLVNGMVKGTEKGGAELHPIGYINKLSGDRKETGPLGFLSFFRELGASEVTLWSEQKIADSDGAKSIVYYPTTVSGSEVLRPGRKFTGIRSDNPIDRLNFLSLMLALFCGTASLPHILIRYYTVKDEAAARKSTIVGIAAIGFFYVLTLYMGLGAMASGALDVTTSNMAAPLLAKSINEWLFAIISAIAFTTVLGTVSGLIIASAGAVTHDLLVSSLGFNLTGDEEVRVAKLASVTVGIIAIVLGILFKDLNVSFLVGWAFSIAASANLPALIMLLFWRGTTHQGIIAAVTVGMVSSLGWILLSGDTYAKVYGLDAADAIVPFSQPGIVTIPLGFITLVVVSLMTRSKSTAS; translated from the coding sequence ATGATTTACGAACCATCTACGATCGCTGTGGTGATCTTTTTGGCGTTTGTTGGCCTGACCTTAGGCTTCAGTTTCTATTTGGGACGACAAGCAAAATCTTCCGCCGGATTTTTTACCGCCCACGGACAGATCCCTTGGTTTGTCAACGGCGTCGCGTTTGCTGGCGATTATTTGTCAGCCGCTTCGTTCCTGGGAATCTGCGGGATGATCGCGTTCAGCGGTTACGACGGTTTCCTCTATTCGATTGGTTATCTGGCCGGTTGGATCGTCGCCCTGTTTGTCGTCGCCGAACCGATGAAACGACTCGGCAAATTTACGTTTGCCGACGCCCTGAATTCCACTTTTAATTCACGCGGCATCAAGCTGGTGGTGGGGATCAGTACGCTGGTCGTCAGCATCTTCTACTTGATCCCGCAGATGGTCGGTGCCGGCGTTCTGATTCAACCGCTGCTGGGCTTCCCTCACTGGGTTGGCGTCGTCCTCGTCGGGGCGACGGTGATCTGCATCGTCACCTCCGCCGGTATGCTGTCGACCACGTGGGTCCAGTTCTTAAAAGGTTCGTTGTTGGTGATTTTCAGCGGCGTGCTGACCTACATGATCCTGCAACGTGGGTTTACGGCGCAAGAGGGGGGAATCGACGGCCACGTCTTTCAAACCATTGGGCCGTTGAGTTTAGAGAACATGGAGTCGGAACTGCTCGCCACGCCGCAGCTGGCTGGGGGTAAGATCGTTCCGGCGACAGGCGACTGGGAAGGGAAAGACTTCATCCGGACCCGTGACAGCGAAGGGGCGACGATCGTATGGCGCATCGATAAGCAGGACGACGGAACTGCCACCTTGTTGGAAGGCCAGATTCTCACGACGACCGCCGATGGCGAGACGTTAGTCAACGGCATGGTGAAGGGGACGGAAAAGGGGGGCGCGGAACTGCATCCGATCGGCTACATCAATAAGCTCAGCGGAGATCGCAAAGAAACCGGACCGCTCGGCTTTTTGTCCTTCTTCCGCGAACTGGGGGCCAGCGAAGTCACCCTCTGGAGCGAACAGAAGATCGCCGACAGCGACGGGGCCAAATCAATCGTCTATTATCCGACGACCGTCTCCGGTTCGGAAGTCCTTCGCCCGGGACGCAAGTTTACCGGCATCCGCAGCGACAATCCGATCGATCGATTGAACTTCTTGTCGTTGATGCTGGCGCTGTTCTGTGGCACCGCCTCGCTGCCTCACATCTTGATCCGGTATTACACGGTCAAAGACGAAGCGGCGGCGCGGAAGAGTACGATCGTCGGGATCGCAGCGATCGGATTCTTTTATGTGCTGACGCTCTACATGGGACTCGGCGCGATGGCCAGCGGTGCGTTGGACGTGACCACCAGTAACATGGCGGCACCGTTGTTGGCCAAGAGTATCAACGAATGGTTGTTTGCGATCATCTCGGCGATCGCCTTTACCACTGTTTTGGGAACGGTCAGCGGTCTGATCATCGCATCGGCGGGTGCGGTCACGCACGATCTGTTGGTCTCGTCGCTGGGGTTCAATTTGACCGGTGACGAAGAGGTCCGTGTCGCCAAGCTGGCTTCGGTGACTGTCGGGATCATCGCCATCGTGCTAGGAATCTTGTTCAAAGATCTGAACGTCAGTTTCCTTGTCGGCTGGGCGTTTAGCATCGCCGCATCGGCGAACCTGCCCGCGTTGATCATGTTGTTGTTCTGGCGTGGCACAACGCATCAAGGCATCATCGCTGCGGTCACCGTGGGAATGGTTTCGTCGCTGGGATGGATCCTGTTGAGCGGCGATACCTATGCGAAGGTCTACGGTCTCGATGCCGCCGACGCGATCGTGCCGTTCAGCCAACCGGGCATCGTGACGATCCCGCTGGGATTCATCACGCTGGTCGTCGTTTCGTTGATGACCCGCTCGAAGTCGACCGCCAGCTGA
- a CDS encoding DUF485 domain-containing protein, with the protein MQSRNSRIGLILFFCYLLLYSGFVFINALSPDSMDMQPIDGINLAIVYGFVLIVGAFAMALLYGLLCKNEAPSDNDGEAK; encoded by the coding sequence ATGCAATCTCGGAATTCGCGGATCGGCTTGATCCTTTTCTTTTGCTATCTGCTGCTGTACAGCGGGTTTGTCTTCATCAATGCACTCTCTCCCGATTCGATGGACATGCAACCGATCGATGGTATCAATCTGGCGATCGTGTACGGATTTGTCCTGATTGTGGGGGCGTTTGCGATGGCGTTGTTGTACGGCCTGCTGTGTAAAAACGAAGCTCCCAGCGACAACGATGGGGAGGCGAAGTAA
- a CDS encoding UDP-2,3-diacylglucosamine diphosphatase: MTSTHTTNTPHRHAAAATWELSDARTLFLSDIHLGSRFCQAEALLELLQRCLPQKIYLVGDVVDNRRMSRRIRWTPAYNRLVARLFELGVSGTEIHYTPGNHDTFLRSFVEDYRLVQIRDSFVHQCADGKRLAVLHGDQFDMVESKMLWLSSLGSLAYEGLLAIDRSINAVLGLFGGRQIPISRSLKLWAKSIVQKKSGFHQQLCDFARDQDCEGVVCGHIHKPEISQIEEIMYLNTGDWIEHCSAIVEWPDGRLQLIDAHNLAKTQRREPTFHRLRSNA, from the coding sequence TTGACGAGTACACATACGACGAACACACCGCACCGGCACGCAGCGGCCGCGACATGGGAACTTTCCGATGCGAGAACGCTGTTTCTTTCGGACATCCATTTGGGCAGCCGGTTCTGCCAAGCCGAAGCGCTCCTTGAATTGCTCCAGCGCTGCCTTCCGCAGAAGATCTATCTGGTTGGTGATGTCGTCGACAACCGCCGCATGAGCCGACGGATCCGATGGACACCCGCCTACAACCGATTGGTCGCCCGATTGTTTGAACTGGGCGTCTCGGGAACCGAGATCCATTACACACCAGGTAATCACGACACCTTCTTGCGAAGCTTTGTCGAAGACTATCGACTTGTCCAAATCCGTGATTCGTTTGTCCATCAGTGCGCCGACGGGAAACGGTTGGCGGTTTTACATGGCGACCAATTTGACATGGTCGAAAGCAAAATGCTGTGGCTGTCCAGCTTGGGATCGCTCGCCTACGAAGGGCTGCTGGCGATCGATCGCAGCATCAACGCGGTGCTTGGCTTGTTCGGCGGTCGACAGATTCCGATCAGCCGCAGCCTGAAGCTGTGGGCCAAAAGCATCGTTCAAAAGAAGAGCGGCTTCCACCAGCAGCTGTGCGACTTTGCTCGCGATCAAGATTGCGAAGGGGTGGTCTGCGGACACATCCACAAACCGGAGATTTCGCAGATCGAAGAGATCATGTACCTCAACACGGGCGATTGGATCGAGCACTGCAGCGCAATTGTCGAATGGCCCGACGGACGGCTGCAATTGATCGACGCCCACAACTTAGCAAAGACGCAGCGCCGCGAACCGACATTCCATCGGCTGCGGTCCAACGCCTAA